The following are encoded together in the Glycine soja cultivar W05 chromosome 5, ASM419377v2, whole genome shotgun sequence genome:
- the LOC114412732 gene encoding zinc finger protein SHOOT GRAVITROPISM 5-like isoform X2, producing MLDNNNSASNSGAPSSSDAAFALSENGVANNKRKRRPAGTPDPDAEVVSLSPTTLLESDRYVCEICNQGFQRDQNLQMHRRRHKVPWKLLKRETAQGQNKKRVFVCPEPSCLHHDPCHALGDLVGIKKHFRRKHSNHKQWVCDKCSKGVESFIEHQDACTVRQHRPELQALQAACSSRTASSASPSSEANFSIAPPLQGLPVLPKPAEQPATAVLLMSEIHNNKSTTSHNLELQLLPSSINSQEKHNPKENYGLKLSIGSCRNDTGNNEPAERACSEAHRSPPERNNNNVSDYSTLEVARLKEFAGEELKLAMAEKAYAEEARREAKRQIEIAEHEFENAKRIRKQAQAELAKAEELRKQAIKKISSTVKEITCHTCKQQFQSSIVGVPSSEETSIVMSYMSSATTEGEAE from the exons ATGTTAGACAACAACAACAGTGCTTCTAATTCTGGTGCACCATCTTCTTCTGATGCCGCCTTTGCATTATCTGAAAATGGGGTGGCtaacaacaaaaggaaaagaagaccAGCAGGCACACCCG ATCCAGATGCCGAGGTTGTGTCTCTCTCACCAACCACCTTGCTGGAATCTGACAGATATGTTTGTGAGATCTGCAACCAAGGGTTCCAGAGGGACCAGAATCTTCAAATGCACAGGAGGAGGCACAAGGTGCCATGGAAGCTGCTAAAGAGGGAAACAGCACAAGGGCAGAATAAGAAGAGGGTGTTTGTGTGCCCTGAGCCAAGCTGCTTGCACCATGACCCTTGCCATGCCCTTGGGGACCTTGTGGGAATCAAGAAGCACTTCAGAAGGAAGCACAGCAATCACAAGCAGTGGGTGTGTGACAAGTGCTCCAAAGG GGTGGAGAGTTTCATAGAACACCAAGATGCATGCACTGTCCGGCAGCATCGCCCAGAGTTGCAAGCACTTCAAGCAGCATGCTCTTCTAGAACAGCTTCAAGCGCAAGTCCCTCTAGTGAGGCAAATTTTAGCATAGCCCCACCATTGCAAGGACTTCCAGTACTGCCAAAACCAGCTGAACAACCAGCAACAGCAGTCTTATTAATGTCAGAGATACACAATAACAAGTCCACCACCTCGCATAACTTAGAACTTCAGCTCTTGCCCTCCTCAATAAATTCTCAAGAAAAACATAATCCAAAGGAAAACTATGGCTTGAAACTTTCAATAGGCTCATGTAGAAACGACACAGGGAATAATGAACCAGCAGAGAGAGCATGTTCAGAAGCACATAGGAGCCCACCAGAaaggaataataataatgtgagTGACTATTCCACATTGGAAGTGGCAAGGTTGAAGGAGTTTGCAGGAGAGGAGCTTAAGTTGGCCATGGCAGAAAAGGCTTATGCAGAAGAGGCTAGAAGAGAGGCCAAACGCCAAATTGAGATAGCTGAACATGAGTTTGAGAATGCCAAAAGGATAAGGAAACAAGCACAAGCTGAACTTGCAAAGGCTGAAGAGCTGAGAAAGCAGGCCATCAAGAAGATAAGTTCCACTGTTAAGGAAATAACATGCCACACTTGCAAGCAACAGTTTCAGTCTTCAATTGTTGGGGTTCCATCATCAGAAGAAACCTCCATTGTGATGAGTTACATGTCCTCAGCCACCACAGAAGGAGAAGCAGAATGA
- the LOC114412731 gene encoding serine/threonine-protein kinase BRI1-like 2, with translation MENNHVQFLPLLTVTLLLVITVLFPVTEGAAVSSIKTDAQALLMFKRMIQKDPSGVLSGWKLNRNPCSWYGVSCTLGRVTQLDISGSNDLAGTISLDPLSSIDMLSVLKMSLNSFSVNSTSLLNLPYSLTQLDLSFGGVTGPVPENLFSKCPNLVVVNLSYNNLTGPIPENFFQNSDKLQVLDLSYNNLSGPIFGLKMECISLLQLDLSGNRLSDSIPLSLSNCTSLKILNLANNMVSGDIPKAFGQLNKLQTLDLSHNQLNGWIPSEFGNACASLLELKLSFNNISGSIPPSFSSCSWLQLLDISNNNMSGQLPDAIFQNLGSLQELRLGNNAITGQFPSSLSSCKKLKIVDFSSNKIYGSIPRDLCPGAVSLEELRMPDNLITGEIPAELSKCSKLKTLDFSLNYLNGTIPDELGELENLEQLIAWFNSLEGSIPPKLGQCKNLKDLILNNNHLTGGIPIELFNCSNLEWISLTSNELSWEIPRKFGLLTRLAVLQLGNNSLTGEIPSELANCRSLVWLDLNSNKLTGEIPPRLGRQLGAKSLFGILSGNTLVFVRNVGNSCKGVGGLLEFSGIRPERLLQVPTLRTCDFARLYSGPVLSQFTKYQTLEYLDLSYNELRGKIPDEFGDMVALQVLELSHNQLSGEIPSSLGQLKNLGVFDASHNRLQGHIPDSFSNLSFLVQIDLSNNELTGQIPSRGQLSTLPASQYANNPGLCGVPLPDCKNDNSQTTTNPSDDVSKGDRKSATATWANSIVMGILISVASVCILIVWAIAMRARRKEAEEVKMLNSLQACHAATTWKIDKEKEPLSINVATFQRQLRKLKFSQLIEATNGFSAASLIGCGGFGEVFKATLKDGSSVAIKKLIRLSCQGDREFMAEMETLGKIKHRNLVPLLGYCKVGEERLLVYEYMEYGSLEEMLHGRIKTRDRRILTWEERKKIARGAAKGLCFLHHNCIPHIIHRDMKSSNVLLDNEMESRVSDFGMARLISALDTHLSVSTLAGTPGYVPPEYYQSFRCTVKGDVYSFGVVMLELLSGKRPTDKEDFGDTNLVGWAKIKVREGKQMEVIDNDLLLATQGTDEAEAKEVKEMIRYLEITLQCVDDLPSRRPNMLQVVAMLRELMPGSTDGSSNSA, from the coding sequence ATGGAGAACAACCATGTTCAGTTTTTGCCTCTTCTCACCGTGACACTTCTTCTTGTGATCACTGTTTTGTTTCCTGTGACTGAGGGTGCAGCAGTTTCCTCCATCAAGACTGATGCACAGGCTCTTCTCATGTTCAAAAGGATGATTCAGAAGGATCCAAGTGGAGTTTTGTCAGGGTGGAAGCTGAATAGGAATCCATGCAGCTGGTATGGAGTCTCTTGCACCCTTGGAAGAGTTACTCAGCTTGATATTAGTGGGAGTAATGACCTTGCTGGGACTATATCTCTTGACCCTTTGTCTTCTATAGATATGTTATCTGTTCTGAAAATGTCATTGAATTCATTTTCTGTAAATTCTACCTCTTTGCTTAATCTCCCATATAGTTTGACACAGCTTGATCTATCCTTTGGTGGAGTCACAGGTCCTGTCCCTGAGAACCTGTTCTCCAAGTGTCCAAATCTTGTTGTTGTGAATCTTTCTTACAACAACTTGACAGGCCCTATTCCTGaaaatttctttcaaaattctGATAAACTGCAGGTCCTTGACCTCTCTTACAACAACCTGTCAGGGCCAATTTTTGGCCTGAAAATGGAGTGCATTTCCTTGTTGCAACTTGATCTATCTGGAAACCGTTTATCAGACTCAAttccactctctttgtcaaactgCACCAgccttaaaattttgaatttagccAACAATATGGTTTCTGGGGATATCCCCAAAGCTTTTGGTCAGCTAAACAAACTACAGACTTTGGATCTTTCCCACAACCAACTCAATGGCTGGATCCCTTCTGAATTTGGAAATGCATGTGCTTCCCTTTTGGAGCTCAAACTTtctttcaacaacatctcaGGCTCAATCCCACCTAGTTTCTCTTCTTGCAGTTGGCTGCAACTTCTTGACATATCTAACAACAATATGTCAGGGCAGTTACCAGATGCAATCTTTCAGAACCTTGGATCATTACAGGAACTGAGGCTGGGAAATAATGCTATCACAGGTCAATTTCCATCTTCACTATCTTCCTGCAAAAAGTTGAAGATTGTGGATTTCAgctcaaataaaatttatggatCTATCCCCAGAGATTTATGTCCAGGAGCAGTCTCACTTGAGGAGCTGAGAATGCCAGACAATCTCATTACAGGAGAAATCCCAGCTGAACTGTCAAAGTGCTCAAAGCTGAAGACACTTGATTTTAGTCTGAACTATCTCAATGGTACAATTCCTGATGAGCTTGGAGAACTCGAAAATCTTGAGCAGCTAATAGCATGGTTCAATAGCTTGGAAGGAAGCATTCCACCAAAGTTGGGCCAGTGCAAGAATCTCAAGGATCTCATACTGAATAATAATCACCTCACAGGTGGAATTCCAATTGAGTTGTTCAATTGCAGCAATCTTGAATGGATATCACTGACAAGCAATGAACTCAGTTGGGAAATACCGCGCAAGTTTGGCCTCTTGACAAGGTTAGCAGTCCTGCAGCTTGGAAACAACAGCTTGACTGGGGAGATACCATCAGAGCTAGCAAATTGCAGAAGTTTGGTGTGGTTGGACTTGAACAGCAACAAGCTCACTGGAGAGATCCCTCCAAGACTTGGCAGGCAGCTAGGAGCAAAATCCTTGTTTGGGATCCTTTCAGGAAACACTTTGGTGTTTGTAAGAAATGTTGGAAACTCATGTAAAGGAGTTGGAGGTTTGCTAGAATTCTCTGGTATCCGACCTGAAAGACTCTTGCAGGTCCCAACATTGAGGACTTGTGACTTCGCAAGACTCTATTCTGGTCCTGTCCTCAGCCAGTTCACCAAGTACCAGACTCTGGAGTATCTTGATCTTTCCTATAACGAGCTTCGCGGAAAAATCCCAGATGAATTTGGAGATATGGTGGCTTTACAGGTTCTTGAATTATCTCACAATCAGCTATCTGGAGAAATCCCTTCATCACTTGGCCAGCTCAAAAATTTGGGTGtgtttgatgcatcacacaatAGACTGCAGGGTCATATCCCAGACTCATTCTCAAACCTCTCATTCTTAGTGCAAATTGATCTATCTAACAATGAGTTAACAGGGCAGATTCCATCTAGGGGACAACTGAGTACACTTCCAGCTTCCCAGTATGCGAACAATCCAGGACTTTGTGGTGTACCATTGCCTGATTGCAAGAATGACAACAGCCAAACCACAACAAATCCAAGTGATGATGTTAGCAAAGGAGACCGTAAATCAGCAACTGCAACATGGGCAAACAGCATTGTCATGGGAATTCTCATCTCTGTTGCTTCAGTGTGTATCTTAATTGTGTGGGCAATTGCAATGCGCGCAAGGAGGAAGGAAGCCGAGGAAGTCAAGATGCTCAATAGCTTACAAGCATGCCATGCTGCTACAACATGGAAAATTGACAAAGAGAAAGAGCCCCTTAGCATTAATGTGGCAACATTTCAGAGGCAGCTGAGGAAGCTCAAGTTCTCACAGTTGATTGAAGCAACTAATGGATTCTCAGCAGCGAGCCTCATTGGGTGTGGTGGTTTTGGTGAAGTGTTCAAGGCCACACTCAAAGACGGTTCAAGTGTCGCCATAAAGAAGCTCATTCGACTGAGCTGCCAGGGCGATCGAGAATTCATGGCAGAGATGGAAACCTTAGGGAAGATCAAGCACAGAAATCTTGTCCCTTTGTTGGGGTACTGCAAAGTAGGGGAAGAGAGGCTCCTTGTGTATGAGTACATGGAGTATGGAAGCCTAGAAGAGATGCTTCATGGGAGAATCAAGACGCGTGATCGACGAATTTTGACATGGGAAGAAAGGAAGAAGATTGCAAGAGGTGCTGCTAAAGGACTTTGTTTCCTGCACCACAATTGCATCCCTCACATCATACACAGAGACATGAAATCAAGCAACGTGCTACTTGACAATGAAATGGAGTCCAGGGTCTCAGATTTTGGCATGGCAAGATTAATAAGTGCCCTTGACACACATCTTAGTGTGAGCACGCTAGCAGGAACACCTGGATATGTTCCTCCAGAGTACTACCAAAGTTTCAGGTGCACTGTCAAGGGAGATGTCTATTCATTTGGAGTTGTGATGTTGGAACTGCTTAGCGGGAAACGCCCGACTGATAAGGAGGACTTTGGTGACACCAACTTGGTGGGGTGGGCGAAGATAAAGGTCCGCGAAGGGAAGCAAATGGAAGTAATTGACAATGACTTGCTTTTGGCCACTCAAGGAACTGATGAAGCAGAAGCCAAAGAAGTGAAGGAGATGATAAGATATTTAGAGATTACTTTGCAGTGTGTTGATGACTTGCCTTCAAGAAGGCCAAACATGTTGCAGGTAGTGGCTATGCTGAGAGAGCTTATGCCTGGATCAACTGATGGAAGCAGCAACAGTGCTTGA
- the LOC114412732 gene encoding zinc finger protein SHOOT GRAVITROPISM 5-like isoform X1: MLDNNNSASNSGAPSSSDAAFALSENGVANNKRKRRPAGTPDPDAEVVSLSPTTLLESDRYVCEICNQGFQRDQNLQMHRRRHKVPWKLLKRETAQGQNKKRVFVCPEPSCLHHDPCHALGDLVGIKKHFRRKHSNHKQWVCDKCSKGYAVQSDYKAHIKTCGTRGHSCDCGRVFSRVESFIEHQDACTVRQHRPELQALQAACSSRTASSASPSSEANFSIAPPLQGLPVLPKPAEQPATAVLLMSEIHNNKSTTSHNLELQLLPSSINSQEKHNPKENYGLKLSIGSCRNDTGNNEPAERACSEAHRSPPERNNNNVSDYSTLEVARLKEFAGEELKLAMAEKAYAEEARREAKRQIEIAEHEFENAKRIRKQAQAELAKAEELRKQAIKKISSTVKEITCHTCKQQFQSSIVGVPSSEETSIVMSYMSSATTEGEAE; the protein is encoded by the exons ATGTTAGACAACAACAACAGTGCTTCTAATTCTGGTGCACCATCTTCTTCTGATGCCGCCTTTGCATTATCTGAAAATGGGGTGGCtaacaacaaaaggaaaagaagaccAGCAGGCACACCCG ATCCAGATGCCGAGGTTGTGTCTCTCTCACCAACCACCTTGCTGGAATCTGACAGATATGTTTGTGAGATCTGCAACCAAGGGTTCCAGAGGGACCAGAATCTTCAAATGCACAGGAGGAGGCACAAGGTGCCATGGAAGCTGCTAAAGAGGGAAACAGCACAAGGGCAGAATAAGAAGAGGGTGTTTGTGTGCCCTGAGCCAAGCTGCTTGCACCATGACCCTTGCCATGCCCTTGGGGACCTTGTGGGAATCAAGAAGCACTTCAGAAGGAAGCACAGCAATCACAAGCAGTGGGTGTGTGACAAGTGCTCCAAAGGGTATGCTGTTCAATCTGATTACAAGGCTCACATCAAAACCTGTGGCACCAGGGGCCATTCCTGTGACTGTGGCCGTGTCTTTTCCAg GGTGGAGAGTTTCATAGAACACCAAGATGCATGCACTGTCCGGCAGCATCGCCCAGAGTTGCAAGCACTTCAAGCAGCATGCTCTTCTAGAACAGCTTCAAGCGCAAGTCCCTCTAGTGAGGCAAATTTTAGCATAGCCCCACCATTGCAAGGACTTCCAGTACTGCCAAAACCAGCTGAACAACCAGCAACAGCAGTCTTATTAATGTCAGAGATACACAATAACAAGTCCACCACCTCGCATAACTTAGAACTTCAGCTCTTGCCCTCCTCAATAAATTCTCAAGAAAAACATAATCCAAAGGAAAACTATGGCTTGAAACTTTCAATAGGCTCATGTAGAAACGACACAGGGAATAATGAACCAGCAGAGAGAGCATGTTCAGAAGCACATAGGAGCCCACCAGAaaggaataataataatgtgagTGACTATTCCACATTGGAAGTGGCAAGGTTGAAGGAGTTTGCAGGAGAGGAGCTTAAGTTGGCCATGGCAGAAAAGGCTTATGCAGAAGAGGCTAGAAGAGAGGCCAAACGCCAAATTGAGATAGCTGAACATGAGTTTGAGAATGCCAAAAGGATAAGGAAACAAGCACAAGCTGAACTTGCAAAGGCTGAAGAGCTGAGAAAGCAGGCCATCAAGAAGATAAGTTCCACTGTTAAGGAAATAACATGCCACACTTGCAAGCAACAGTTTCAGTCTTCAATTGTTGGGGTTCCATCATCAGAAGAAACCTCCATTGTGATGAGTTACATGTCCTCAGCCACCACAGAAGGAGAAGCAGAATGA